In one Paramisgurnus dabryanus chromosome 21, PD_genome_1.1, whole genome shotgun sequence genomic region, the following are encoded:
- the rnf146 gene encoding E3 ubiquitin-protein ligase rnf146: MASCGEVDLTVDTLTSGKKVSGEPVMDGSPSSSSPSLPVPECAICLQTCVHPVRLPCRHIFCFLCVKGASWHSKRCALCRQEVPEDFLERPTLLSPEELKASATGGRGTGAGGHAWYYEGRNGWWQYDERTSRELEDAFNKGKKNAEMLIAGFLYVADLENMVQYRRNEHGRRRRMKRDVVDIPKKGVAGLRLDPDPSAVVAAGSGTVTAGPDLNVDGAAVERESSADGADTGVNSTRSQGVFVPTPVRPPTVLGGHLTSPASSSGIQLVQALAHLSISPSEPEPEEEDADDEDESVTPDAPESESESGTSEDEDEHAGDEGAEGTRGRHRLQQLDRPPPGGGPAQSGDRSGCPDGQCTVTKV; the protein is encoded by the coding sequence ATGGCTAGCTGTGGCGAGGTCGATCTTACCGTGGACACCCTGACTTCTGGAAAGAAGGTGAGTGGAGAGCCGGTGATGGATGGAAGTCCTTCTTCTTCGTCTCCATCACTGCCTGTACCGGAATGCGCTATCTGCCTCCAGACCTGCGTCCACCCCGTACGTCTGCCGTGCCGCCACATTTTCTGCTTTCTGTGTGTCAAGGGAGCCTCCTGGCATAGCAAGCGGTGCGCCCTCTGTAGACAGGAAGTACCTGAGGACTTCCTGGAACGGCCCACTTTGCTTTCGCCCGAAGAGCTGAAGGCTTCGGCGACGGGTGGGCGCGGGACGGGTGCCGGCGGACACGCCTGGTACTACGAAGGACGTAACGGCTGGTGGCAGTACGACGAGCGGACTAGCCGAGAGCTGGAGGACGCGTTCAACAAAGGCAAGAAGAACGCGGAGATGTTAATCGCCGGTTTCTTGTACGTCGCCGACCTGGAGAACATGGTGCAGTACAGGAGGAACGAACACGGCCGCAGGCGTAGGATGAAGAGAGACGTGGTGGACATTCCTAAGAAAGGTGTGGCTGGACTTAGACTAGACCCAGATCCCAGCGCTGTGGTGGCGGCGGGGTCAGGAACGGTCACCGCTGGGCCGGATTTAAATGTGGACGGAGCTGCGGTGGAAAGAGAAAGCTCAGCAGATGGAGCGGACACTGGGGTCAACAGCACACGTTCTCAGGGTGTCTTTGTCCCCACTCCCGTAAGGCCGCCTACTGTCTTGGGCGGCCACCTGACGAGTCCTGCTTCCTCCAGTGGTATTCAACTTGTCCAGGCTCTTGCTCATCTCAGTATTAGCCCCTCTGAGCCTGAACCCGAGGAGGAAGATGCTGATGACGAAGATGAATCTGTCACACCAGATGCCCCGGAATCCGAATCTGAATCCGGCACGAGCGAGGACGAAGATGAACACGCTGGAGACGAAGGTGCTGAGGGCACCCGGGGTAGGCATAGACTGCAGCAGTTGGACAGACCGCCTCCTGGTGGTGGCCCTGCACAAAGCGGTGATCGGTCCGGGTGCCCAGACGGTCAATGCACTGTTACCAAGGTCTGA